A window from Leptothermofonsia sichuanensis E412 encodes these proteins:
- the sfsA gene encoding DNA/RNA nuclease SfsA, translating into MTDFLYQYPPLYPGILLKRYKRFFADIELATGEFITAHCPNTGPMTGVCAPGSAVYVSHSDSPTRKLPYTLEMIEVHDNGPTWVGVNTSLPNRVINLALTQKVIPKLDDYTTVRYEVPYGTDRKSRIDFLLTGESVKPTYIEVKNTTWVQGDLALFPDTVTTRGQKHLRELMALLPDATAVMLYFINRGDCPYFAPGERADAVYGQLFRAAIAAGVNVLPCRFEISPLGIRYLGLASLKLE; encoded by the coding sequence ATGACCGACTTTCTCTATCAATATCCCCCTCTTTATCCCGGCATATTGCTGAAACGCTATAAGCGTTTCTTTGCGGACATAGAACTTGCCACAGGAGAATTCATTACTGCCCACTGCCCCAATACGGGACCAATGACTGGCGTTTGCGCTCCTGGTAGTGCGGTTTATGTGTCCCATAGCGACAGCCCTACCCGGAAACTGCCCTACACTCTGGAAATGATTGAAGTCCACGACAATGGACCAACCTGGGTCGGTGTTAACACCAGCCTGCCCAATCGGGTCATCAATTTAGCCCTCACCCAGAAGGTGATTCCAAAACTCGACGACTATACAACGGTTCGCTACGAAGTCCCCTATGGCACAGACCGCAAAAGCCGGATTGATTTCTTGCTCACAGGGGAGTCGGTCAAACCAACCTACATTGAAGTGAAAAATACCACCTGGGTCCAGGGAGATCTGGCATTATTCCCCGATACCGTGACCACTCGCGGGCAAAAACACCTGCGGGAATTGATGGCCCTGCTGCCGGATGCAACGGCGGTCATGCTTTACTTCATCAATCGGGGAGACTGCCCCTATTTTGCACCGGGGGAACGTGCTGACGCTGTCTATGGGCAGTTGTTTCGAGCTGCGATCGCCGCTGGCGTCAACGTTCTCCCCTGTCGGTTTGAAATCTCGCCCCTTGGTATTCGCTATTTGGGATTAGCCAGCCTGAAATTGGAATAA
- the leuD gene encoding 3-isopropylmalate dehydratase small subunit: MVSEVKVVSGRGIPLTGNDIDTDRIIPARFLRCVTFDGLGAQVFADDRAQANGQHPFDLPQYQGAEILVVNANFGCGSSREHAPQAIAKWGIRAIVGESFAEIFFGNCVSMGIPCVTADSATVRQLQEILSTNPQAQVEVGLEAMVVRCGDFTAAITLNEGSRQMMTTGTWDACGQLVAQTDQIRKTAATLPYIGWSKVAG, encoded by the coding sequence ATGGTGAGTGAAGTCAAGGTAGTTTCGGGAAGAGGCATTCCCCTCACGGGCAATGACATTGATACGGATCGCATCATTCCTGCCCGTTTTTTGCGCTGTGTTACGTTTGATGGTCTGGGTGCGCAGGTGTTTGCGGATGATCGTGCCCAGGCAAACGGGCAACATCCCTTTGACCTGCCCCAATACCAGGGAGCTGAGATCCTGGTGGTCAACGCTAACTTTGGTTGTGGCTCCTCACGGGAACATGCTCCCCAGGCGATCGCAAAGTGGGGCATCCGGGCGATCGTGGGCGAAAGCTTTGCTGAAATCTTCTTTGGCAACTGTGTCTCAATGGGAATTCCCTGCGTCACGGCTGATTCCGCCACAGTCAGACAACTCCAGGAAATTCTCAGCACGAATCCCCAGGCACAGGTAGAGGTTGGCCTGGAGGCAATGGTGGTTCGCTGTGGTGATTTTACCGCTGCCATTACCCTCAATGAAGGGTCCCGTCAAATGATGACTACGGGAACCTGGGATGCCTGCGGACAACTGGTTGCTCAGACAGATCAAATCCGGAAAACCGCCGCAACCCTGCCTTACATCGGGTGGTCGAAGGTAGCAGGATAA
- a CDS encoding M23 family metallopeptidase, whose product MIRRSIFQSKRLRMFAVRLSLVVAVSLCSLLPVGTEQVTVSALEAGSSVATRGNWRGASFPVENFQGYTSPFGYRRSPDGSSEQEFHRGLDMAAPQGSYIRNWWSGKVVEVSDHTACGTSVVIKSGEWEHIYCHMEGHVETADGKKSMRDRPGGIQIMEGQTIPAGTRIGRIGMTGRTTGPHLHWGLKYSGQYVDPALVLRAMYAEQTKYGSVPASSQ is encoded by the coding sequence ATGATACGACGGTCAATCTTCCAGTCAAAGCGCCTTCGGATGTTTGCAGTGCGTCTTTCCCTGGTTGTTGCAGTCAGTTTGTGCAGCCTCTTACCTGTTGGCACAGAACAGGTAACGGTCAGTGCGCTGGAAGCTGGCTCTAGCGTTGCGACCAGAGGCAATTGGCGGGGGGCGTCCTTCCCGGTTGAAAACTTTCAAGGTTACACGTCTCCCTTTGGCTATCGTCGTTCTCCTGACGGTTCTTCTGAACAAGAGTTTCATCGAGGATTAGACATGGCAGCTCCTCAGGGGAGCTATATTCGCAACTGGTGGTCCGGCAAAGTGGTCGAAGTATCAGATCATACAGCCTGTGGCACCTCTGTGGTGATTAAGTCAGGCGAATGGGAACATATCTACTGTCACATGGAAGGGCATGTAGAAACAGCAGATGGCAAAAAGTCCATGCGCGATCGCCCAGGGGGCATTCAAATTATGGAAGGACAGACCATCCCGGCAGGAACCCGGATTGGTCGGATTGGAATGACCGGGCGCACGACAGGTCCCCACCTCCACTGGGGATTGAAATACTCCGGACAATATGTCGATCCAGCCCTGGTGTTGCGAGCGATGTATGCAGAACAGACAAAATATGGCTCTGTGCCAGCAAGTTCTCAGTAA
- the ftsH gene encoding ATP-dependent zinc metalloprotease FtsH, whose product MKSSQTTAMQRRQPQNRLSARGFIAAFWVIAQGLMIGVPGLPASAENSRNTMTYSELLQKIDSGQVTKVRIDPTRRVAEVTLDSKGKETPKEVPIFEGGNSELVERLRANKVEFDIQPSPDNGAVMGVLANLLLFFLLIGGLLLIIRRSSNAPGGPGQAMNFGKSRARFQMEAKTGIMFDDVAGIEEAKEELQEVVTFLKKPERFTAVGARIPKGVLLIGPPGTGKTLLAKAIAGEAGVPFFSISGSEFVEMFVGVGASRVRDLFKKAKENAPCLVFIDEIDAVGRQRGAGIGGGNDEREQTLNQLLTEMDGFEGNTGIIIIAATNRPDVLDSALLRPGRFDRQVTVDLPSFKGRLGILEVHARNKKLDPDVSLEAIARRTPGFSGADLANLLNEAAILTARRRKEAITMLEIDDAVDRVTIGLSLTPLLDSKKKRLIAYHEVGHALLMTLLKHSDPLNKVTIIPRSGGVGGFAQQSFNEEMIDSGLYTKAWLTDRITMALGGRAAEQEVFGDSEITAGASSDIKAVADLAREMVTRYGMSDLGLVALEGSGGNEVFLGRNWIPRAEYSEEVATQIDRQIREIALRCYQEARHIIRENRALVDKLVDILLDQETIEGDDFRQIVAEYTGKDQTVTAQP is encoded by the coding sequence ATGAAATCTTCCCAGACAACCGCGATGCAAAGGCGTCAGCCCCAAAATCGACTCTCCGCCAGAGGTTTCATTGCGGCTTTTTGGGTGATTGCCCAGGGTTTAATGATTGGAGTCCCCGGCTTACCTGCCTCCGCCGAAAACAGTCGTAACACCATGACCTATAGCGAACTGTTACAGAAGATTGACAGTGGACAGGTGACAAAAGTCAGAATTGACCCGACCCGGCGAGTGGCTGAAGTCACCCTGGACAGCAAGGGAAAAGAAACACCAAAGGAGGTCCCCATTTTTGAGGGGGGAAATTCTGAACTGGTTGAACGGCTGCGGGCAAACAAGGTTGAGTTTGACATCCAACCTTCGCCAGACAATGGGGCCGTGATGGGAGTCCTGGCAAATTTGCTCCTGTTTTTCCTGCTAATTGGTGGATTGTTACTGATTATTCGCCGTTCCAGCAATGCACCCGGTGGTCCCGGGCAGGCAATGAATTTTGGCAAATCTCGTGCCCGCTTCCAGATGGAGGCCAAGACCGGCATCATGTTTGATGACGTAGCCGGAATTGAAGAGGCCAAAGAAGAACTCCAGGAAGTGGTGACCTTCCTTAAGAAGCCGGAACGCTTCACAGCCGTCGGTGCCCGGATTCCCAAAGGGGTGCTACTGATTGGTCCTCCAGGAACCGGGAAAACGCTGCTGGCAAAGGCGATCGCTGGGGAAGCTGGAGTGCCCTTCTTTAGCATCTCTGGTTCCGAGTTTGTTGAGATGTTTGTTGGAGTTGGGGCTTCACGGGTGCGTGACCTGTTCAAGAAAGCCAAAGAAAATGCCCCCTGTCTGGTTTTTATTGATGAAATTGATGCGGTGGGTCGGCAGCGGGGTGCTGGCATTGGCGGCGGGAATGACGAGCGGGAACAGACCCTCAACCAGTTGTTGACGGAGATGGACGGGTTTGAAGGCAATACGGGTATCATCATCATTGCAGCGACGAACCGCCCGGATGTGCTGGATTCTGCCCTGCTGCGCCCCGGTCGGTTTGACCGCCAGGTAACGGTTGACCTGCCCAGCTTTAAAGGTCGGTTGGGAATTCTGGAAGTTCATGCCCGCAACAAGAAGCTGGATCCAGACGTGTCCCTGGAGGCGATCGCCCGCCGCACTCCAGGCTTCTCCGGTGCAGATCTGGCAAACCTGCTGAATGAAGCAGCGATTCTGACGGCCCGTCGTCGGAAAGAAGCCATCACCATGCTGGAAATCGATGATGCGGTGGATCGGGTCACAATTGGGCTTTCCCTTACCCCGCTGCTTGACAGCAAAAAGAAGCGCCTGATCGCTTACCATGAGGTTGGACATGCCCTCTTGATGACCCTGTTGAAACATTCGGATCCCCTGAATAAGGTGACAATTATTCCGCGATCGGGCGGCGTGGGTGGCTTTGCCCAGCAGTCCTTTAATGAGGAAATGATTGATAGTGGTTTGTATACAAAAGCCTGGCTGACTGACCGCATTACAATGGCGTTGGGTGGTCGGGCAGCCGAGCAGGAAGTTTTTGGTGATTCTGAAATTACGGCTGGAGCCAGCAGCGACATCAAGGCCGTGGCTGACCTGGCACGGGAAATGGTGACCCGCTATGGGATGTCTGACCTGGGTCTGGTTGCCCTGGAGGGGTCAGGCGGTAATGAAGTATTTCTGGGGCGTAACTGGATTCCCCGTGCCGAGTACTCAGAAGAAGTTGCAACCCAAATTGATCGCCAGATTCGGGAAATTGCTCTTCGTTGCTACCAGGAAGCTCGCCATATCATACGGGAAAACCGTGCACTGGTGGATAAGCTGGTGGATATTTTGCTAGATCAGGAAACTATTGAAGGGGATGACTTCCGCCAGATTGTGGCGGAATATACAGGGAAAGACCAGACCGTCACCGCTCAGCCTTAA
- a CDS encoding homocysteine biosynthesis protein: MQTIADINDKIRRQSVAVWTVEQLKARVREVGVTQAAKEVDVITTGTFEPMESSGAIINLGHTDPPIKIRHCWIDGVPAYSGFGAVDLYLGATQVAESSDGEEVRERGGGYVIEDLIAGKAVPLRALGQATDCYPRTSFETTITRDTINQFYLFNPRNLYQNFIVGVNGGDRPLFTYLGPLQPRLGNAVYSNPGAIAPLFNDPDLQLVGIGTRIFLGGGIGYVAWEGTQHFPLQKRLPNRTPIGPAATLALIGDAKQMDARWVRGCYFKNYGPSLMLGVGIPLPVLNEEVVAKCAVQDQELAAPVVDFSIPRRVRPTFGLVSYAQLKSGRIVIDGKTVRVAPLASIYLSRQVAQILKQWIEAGKFLLSEPVAPIPTDQVFLSQDAWGSQIAID, encoded by the coding sequence ATGCAAACCATTGCTGACATCAACGACAAAATTCGCCGTCAATCGGTTGCAGTCTGGACAGTGGAGCAACTGAAGGCGCGGGTTCGGGAAGTAGGCGTGACTCAGGCAGCAAAAGAGGTCGATGTGATCACGACTGGCACCTTTGAACCCATGGAGTCATCGGGAGCCATTATTAATCTGGGGCACACCGATCCTCCAATTAAAATTCGTCACTGCTGGATAGATGGAGTTCCGGCATATTCTGGTTTTGGAGCGGTAGATCTGTACCTGGGAGCAACCCAGGTTGCCGAAAGTAGCGATGGTGAAGAAGTGCGAGAACGGGGTGGCGGCTATGTCATTGAGGATCTCATTGCAGGCAAAGCCGTTCCTCTGAGGGCGTTGGGGCAGGCAACCGATTGCTACCCCCGGACCTCCTTTGAAACGACGATTACACGGGATACCATTAACCAGTTTTATCTGTTCAACCCGCGCAATCTCTACCAGAACTTCATCGTTGGAGTTAACGGAGGCGATCGCCCCCTTTTCACCTATCTGGGTCCCCTACAACCCCGCCTGGGAAATGCCGTTTACTCTAATCCAGGGGCGATCGCTCCCCTGTTCAATGACCCAGATCTGCAACTGGTTGGCATTGGCACCCGCATTTTTCTGGGGGGGGGAATCGGGTATGTTGCCTGGGAAGGGACTCAACACTTTCCCCTCCAAAAACGCCTGCCTAACCGCACTCCCATCGGTCCCGCAGCAACCCTTGCCCTGATCGGTGATGCCAAACAAATGGATGCCCGATGGGTGAGAGGGTGTTACTTCAAAAACTATGGTCCCTCACTGATGCTGGGTGTTGGCATTCCCCTACCAGTCCTAAATGAGGAAGTTGTGGCCAAGTGTGCGGTTCAGGATCAGGAATTGGCAGCACCTGTCGTAGATTTTTCGATTCCCCGTCGGGTTCGTCCAACCTTTGGGCTGGTCAGCTATGCTCAACTGAAATCGGGGCGAATTGTAATTGACGGCAAAACCGTTCGAGTTGCGCCCCTCGCCAGTATTTATCTGTCCCGCCAGGTTGCCCAGATACTCAAACAGTGGATTGAAGCGGGCAAGTTTTTATTGAGTGAGCCAGTTGCTCCAATCCCAACCGATCAGGTGTTTCTCTCCCAGGATGCCTGGGGATCTCAAATTGCGATCGATTAA